The Daucus carota subsp. sativus chromosome 9, DH1 v3.0, whole genome shotgun sequence genome window below encodes:
- the LOC135149664 gene encoding uncharacterized protein LOC135149664, with product MNSLAADKAPGPDGFNIRSIKFLWPLIKDKVISFIQDFGEMSKLPAGVNSSFIVLIPKVLNPSLIKDFRPISLINSSMKILMKVLATRLGVFMEELVRDSQTGFMKNRQATESILIVKEVAHSIQSGRGKGFILKLDFEKAFDSVNWDFLFSTLEAMNFDQKWIRWIKSILESSRISVLVNGSPSKEFSPGKGLRQGDPLSPLLFNIVGEVLNSLMDKAASTGIFKGFSFGEDSKEITHLQYADDTIVFLDGTVDSARGVKKVLQCFQVLTGLKINYCKSEIFSASLSGVSLKVCADILGCQIGKWPMTYLGMPVGCSSRKASFWEPLLAKLEHKLARWKAEALNQAGRLTLLKSVVDSLPIYWMNLHLMPVSVTRKIEKIRRDFLWGNVGTKYQKSRKLHSVAWTKVCRPKNQGGLGISCIRARNLALLGKWCYRWEKERSRSWNCWIRSKYRCSKHEKLSELQSAKGISECLKSIKTVSEHPILKDKISSRSFKWKLKNGKSVLFWEDRWFENKILKDVFKRLYHLSNLKDITVHDMVDCWRNSKENSGFDKWTRKLRQWELEEEGKLEAIIQSIIFLKGEDELLWSENLKSYLVSSMTLQFSGQSEEVEWSFIWKIKIPHKIKLFLWKVQMNILHTKGFLVSRNILDPLEAHCPICRKVVETTDHLFLECRLARAAWKYLFEWWQINPIPHHECSFMSLWKQHKQFPSKKAKQVWKLSVSAALWCIWLVRNRTIFDNKETTETLLGSLIKHQAKEWCLAFNLIHIKAAEWWQCNPMGSLTFSERVQVKILKDSASDLSAFIDGSFKRKGQTSISGIGGIIFNKKNEIIFSFSGPSLADGPYSAEWQAFCFLLNAFSISSWRSHAITVFSDSKILVNNVLEIFSSGSHGNLRDFSKNIKWDNFSIRLIPSDLNGEADYLAKKGAQCKKVNSYWVFPRSPVS from the coding sequence ATGAACTCTCTCGCAGCGGATAAAGCTCCAGGTCCAGATGGTTTCAATATCAGAAGCATCAAGTTTTTATGGCCTTTGATAAAAGACAAAGTAATAAGCTTTATTCAGGATTTTGGAGAAATGTCTAAGTTGCCAGCAGGGGTAAATtcttcttttattgttttaatcCCCAAAGTTTTAAATCCTTCCTTAATCAAGGATTTTCGGCCTATCAGTCTTATCAACTCATCTATGAAGATCTTAATGAAAGTGTTAGCAACTAGATTGGGAGTTTTTATGGAAGAGCTAGTGAGAGACAGTCAAACAGGTTTCATGAAGAACAGGCAGGCAACTGAGAGTATTTTAATAGTTAAGGAGGTTGCACATTCCATTCAGTCAGGGAGGGGTAAAGGTTTCATCTTAAAACTAGATTTCGAGAAGGCTTTCGACTCAGTGAATTGGGATTTTTTGTTCTCAACCCTTGAAGCAATGAACTTTGATCAAAAATGGATAAGGTGGATTAAGTCGATCCTAGAATCTTCACGAATCTCAGTTTTGGTAAATGGCTCTCCCTCTAAGGAATTCTCTCCAGGAAAAGGGCTTAGGCAAGGGGATCCGCTTTCACCTCTGTTGTTCAACATTGTGGGAGAAGTTCTAAATTCCTTGATGGACAAGGCTGCATCCACAGGAATATTCAAAGGTTTTTCTTTTGGTGAGGACTCCAAAGAAATAACTCACTTACAGTATGCGGATGATACGATTGTGTTTTTAGATGGGACAGTGGACTCTGCTAGGGGGGTGAAGAAGGTGCTTCAATGTTTTCAAGTTCTTACAGGTTTAAAAATCAACTACTGCAAAAGTGAAATTTTCTCAGCCAGCCTATCTGGAGTAAGCTTGAAAGTTTGTGCCGATATTCTGGGTTGCCAGATAGGTAAATGGCCAATGACATACTTGGGGATGCCAGTAGGATGCTCCTCACGTAAGGCAAGTTTTTGGGAACCTTTGCTAGCAAAATTAGAACACAAACTGGCTAGGTGGAAAGCAGAGGCCCTTAACCAAGCTGGCAGATTGACACTTCTTAAGTCAGTAGTTGATAGCCTCCCTATTTACTGGATGAATCTTCATTTGATGCCAGTTTCAGTAACAAGGAAAATAGAGAAGATTAGAAGAGATTTTCTCTGGGGTAATGTAGGCACAAAATATCAAAAGAGCAGAAAACTCCACTCGGTAGCATGGACAAAAGTTTGTAGACCTAAAAACCAAGGTGGGCTAGGTATCTCTTGTATAAGGGCAAGGAATTTAGCTCTGCTGGGAAAATGGTGCTACAGATGGGAAAAGGAGAGATCTAGGTCCTGGAACTGTTGGATTAGGAGTAAATACAGATGTTCCAAACATGAGAAATTGAGTGAGTTGCAATCAGCAAAAGGAATCTCTGAATGTTTAAAGTCAATCAAAACGGTTTCAGAGCATCCTATTTTAAAAGACAAAATTTCAAGTAGGAGCTTCAAATGGAAACTGAAGAATGGCAAGTCAGTGCTGTTTTGGGAAGACAGGTGGTTTGAGAATAAGATTCTGAAAGACGTCTTCAAAAGATTGTATCATCTGTCCAACCTCAAGGATATAACAGTTCATGACATGGTGGATTGTTGGAGGAACAGCAAGGAGAACAGTGGTTTTGACAAGTGGACAAGAAAGCTAAGGCAATGGGAATTAGAAGAGGAGGGAAAATTGGAAGCTATAATTCAGAGTATCATTTTCCTCAAGGGAGAGGATGAACTCCTCTGGTCTGAAAATCTGAAGTCATACTTAGTTAGCTCCATGACCTTGCAATTTTCAGGCCAAAGTGAAGAGGTGGAATGGAGTTTTATTTGGAAAATTAAAATTCCACATAAAATCAAGCTCTTCCTGTGGAAGGTCCAGATGAATATTCTGCACACAAAAGGTTTTTTGGTATCTAGAAATATTCTAGATCCTCTCGAGGCTCATTGTCCTATATGCAGAAAGGTTGTAGAGACTACAGATCATCTGTTTTTGGAATGCAGGTTGGCTAGAGCTGCATGGAAATATCTTTTTGAATGGTGGCAAATAAATCCAATTCCTCACCATGAATGCAGCTTTATGAGTCTGTGGAAACAACACAAACAATTCCCATCAAAGAAGGCAAAACAAGTATGGAAACTCTCAGTTAGTGCTGCTCTATGGTGCATATGGCTGGTCAGAAACAGAACCATCTTTGATAATAAGGAAACTACAGAGACTCTTTTAGGAAGTCTTATAAAGCATCAAGCAAAAGAATGGTGCTTGGCTTTTAACTTAATTCACATTAAGGCTGCAGAATGGTGGCAATGCAACCCTATGGGATCATTAACCTTTTCAGAGAGAGTTCAAGTAAAGATTCTCAAAGACTCTGCAAGTGATCTCAGTGCCTTCATTGATGGTTCTTTCAAACGCAAGGGACAGACCTCCATATCTGGTATTGGaggtattatttttaataagaaaaatgaGATTATTTTCTCATTTTCAGGACCCTCCTTAGCTGATGGTCCCTACTCAGCAGAGTGGCAGGCTTTTTGTTTCTTATTGAATGCTTTCAGTATTTCTTCCTGGAGAAGTCATGCTATAACAGTATTTTCAGACAGCAAGATTTTGGTGAATAATGTGCTAGAAATTTTTTCGTCAGGCAGTCATGGGAACCTGAGGgatttctctaaaaatattaagtGGGATAATTTTTCTATCAGATTAATTCCGAGTGATTTAAATGGTGAGGCTGATTATCTGGCAAAAAAGGGAGCACAATGTAAAAAAGTTAACTCTTATTGGGTCTTTCCCAGAAGCCCAGTTTCTTAG
- the LOC108203034 gene encoding ubiquitin-like-specific protease ESD4 has product MGAFTSNRKRGVDFKFSSFQFHQPNSWLRSDNHVTKKLKFAEPMGTLDVLESGSASKNAANRLHQYPSGINLIRRQVHAPCGNNRFGRSRVVNGNVSRREDYDALEGLDDKYYMYEKTKNEALDSLRLVGKGKEVIDVDDYVEKEKGNGWEDLSVEDVEFVEIGKESWREDEGKMMDIDRTTGDRSFQPSCSSVVSEDLPNANLKSESAGKVLDVVPMERGFGMPHEPVYRKLYESAGKRNKKLDDINFQIKLNTKSLSTLKLRPPAKKPTKEVVVKEPFVPLTEEEQKEVKIALNANWRKILVTHENSNIEITGELLRCLRPGAWLNDEVINLYFELLKEREKRNPKQFLKCHFFNTFFYKKLIGGKSGYDFKSVRRWTTQRKLGYCLIDCDKIFVPIHKETHWCLAVINKKDEKFQYLDSLKGGDRQVMNVLAKYIVDEVNDKTGTSINVSSWKQEYVEDLPEQKNGYDCGVFMIKYADFYSRDVGLCFDQKHMPYFRLRTAKEILRLKAD; this is encoded by the exons ATGGGTGCATTCACGAGTAATCGAAAGCGTGgtgttgattttaaattttcttcatTTCAATTTCATCAGCCAAATTCGTGGTTACGGTCTGATAATCATGTTACTAAGAAGCTTAAGTTTGCAGAGCCGATGGGGACTCTAGATGTTTTGGAGTCGGGCTCTGCTTCGAAAAATGCAGCTAATAGGCTACATCAGTATCCCTCGGGGATTAATTTGATTAGAAGGCAGGTACATGCCCCTTGTGGCAATAATAGGTTTGGGCGTTCGAGGGTTGTTAATGGTAATGTTAGTAGAAGAGAGGATTATGATGCTTTGGAGGGTCTTGATGATAAGTATTATATGTATGAGAAGACTAAGAATGAGGCATTGGATTCTTTGAGACTTGTGGGGAAAGGGAAGGAGGTGATTGATGTTGATGATTATGTAGAAAAGGAGAAAGGGAATGGTTGGGAGGATTTGAGCGTTGAAGATGTTGAATTTGTTGAGATTGGGAAGGAGAGTTGGAGAGAAGACGAGGGAAAGATGATGGATATAGATAGGACTACAGGAGACCGGAGTTTTCAACCTTCGTGCTCTTCTGTAGTTTCGGAAGATTTGCCTAATGCAAATTTAAAGTCAGAGAGTGCAGGGAAAGTGTTGGATGTGGTCCCAATGGAACGGGGTTTTGGTATGCCTCATGAACCTGTTTATAGGAAATTGTATGAATCAGCTGGTAAGCGTAATAAGAAACTGGATgatataaattttcagattaaaCTAAATACGAAGTCCTTGTCTACACTTAAGCTGCGGCCTCCTGCTAAGAAACCCACCAAG GAAGTAGTAGTTAAAGAGCCTTTTGTGCCTCTTACCGAAGAAGAGCAGAAAGAGGTTAAAATTGCCCTGAATGCTAACTG GAGGAAAATTTTGGTTACTCATGAGAACTCTAACATCGAGATTACTGGAGAGCTATTGCGTTGTTTGAGACCAGGTGCATGGTTAAATGATGAG GTTATCAACTTGTACTTCGAGTTGCTGAAAGAGAGGGAAAAGAGGAATCCCAAACAGTTCTTGAAATGCCATTTTTTCAAcacttttttttacaaaaag TTAATAGGCGGGAAAAGTGGCTATGATTTCAAATCAGTTAGAAGATGGACTACTCAAAGGAAGTTGGGATACTGTCTCATTGACTGTGACAAa ATATTTGTCCCAATTCACAAAGAAACACATTGGTGCTTGGCAGTTATCAACAAGAAAGATGAGAAGTTCCAGTATCTTGATTCTCTTAAAGGAGGAGACCGACAAGTAATGAATGTCTTG GCTAAATATATTGTGGATGAGGTGAATGATAAGACTGGAACATCAATTAATGTTAGTTCGTGGAAGCAAGAATATGTAGAAGACCTTCCGGAGCAGAAGAATGG GTATGACTGTGGCGTGTTCATGATCAAATATGCTGATTTCTATAGCAGAGACGTGGGACTCTGTTTTGACCAG AAACACATGCCATATTTTCGACTGAGGACTGCCAAGGAAATTTTGAGATTAAAAGCAGATTAA
- the LOC135149665 gene encoding uncharacterized protein LOC135149665 yields MNFIKILSWNIRGINNKVAQGNLRDIAGTNRVTIVCIQETKSENESSDLGLFQIQKDKYKAHFQPSRGKSGGLATFWDVDKVECIALAQSSNWIWSNFKIRSDNSKLHVVNIYSPLKLEGKQGLWADIERILECLSTAEESEPVCFVGDFNCIRDVNERKNCVYARRDMAGFNKLIDDCNLLEIGMHNAKFTWFGSDGRRSKLDRVLVNSSWCSLGSWSVLALCKKHSDHKPLLLTCGDEPKKSKPFKIFNCFLSDRLLEEIKNKLIRGNHWQLDSIQKVLQGVKGIVKEVSRVSQNDFSMNIKSLEERMNELEKEEWGAAELSEVRKKLLQWYQMRESMLRQKARMNWISLGDGNTKFFHQAIQRRKHNNNILKIKWNNTWLDSPEQIREAFLTTFPISSKVGGTDYYHWDR; encoded by the coding sequence atgaattttatcaaaattttatcttGGAACATTAGAGGTATAAACAATAAGGTGGCTCAGGGAAATCTTAGGGATATAGCGGGCACTAATAGAGTGACTATTGTTTGTATTCAGGAAACAAAGAGTGAGAATGAATCTTCGGACCTAGGGCTTTTTCAGATTCAGAAAGACAAGTATAAGGCGCACTTTCAACCTTCTAGAGGAAAATCAGGTGGTTTGGCTACCTTCTGGGATGTAGATAAGGTGGAGTGTATAGCTTTGGCTCAGTCTTCAAACTGGATTTGGAGTAACTTCAAGATCAGGAGTGATAACAGCAAACTGCACGTTGTCAACATTTACAGTCCATTAAAGTTAGAGGGCAAGCAAGGACTATGGGCAGATATAGAGAGGATATTAGAATGTTTATCCACGGCTGAAGAATCGGAGCCAGTATGTTTTGTAGGGGACTTTAACTGCATTAGAGATGTaaatgaaaggaaaaattgTGTATATGCTAGGCGGGATATGGCAGGTTTCAACAAGTTAATAGACGATTGCAATTTGCTGGAAATTGGAATGCACAACGCAAAGTTTACTTGGTTCGGTAGTGATGGGAGAAGAAGCAAATTGGATAGAGTCCTGGTAAATTCTTCATGGTGCAGCCTGGGGAGCTGGTCAGTTTTGGCTCTTTGCAAAAAACACTCAGATCACAAACCATTACTGTTAACCTGCGGTGATGAGCCAAAAAAATCTAAacctttcaaaatttttaactgCTTCCTCTCAGATAGATTGCTGGAAGAGATTAAAAACAAGTTGATTAGGGGCAATCATTGGCAGCTGGATAGCATCCAAAAGGTATTGCAAGGGGTAAAAGgtattgttaaagaggtatctAGGGTCAGCCAGAATGATTTTTCAATGAACATAAAATCTCTAGAGGAAAGGATGAATGAGCTGGAAAAAGAAGAATGGGGGGCAGCAGAACTTTCAGAAGTAAGAAAAAAGTTGTTACAATGGTATCAGATGAGGGAATCCATGTTAAGACAGAAAGCTCGAATGAATTGGATTAGCTTAGGTGATGGAAATACGAAGTTTTTTCACCAGGCTATTCAGCGGAGGAAGCACAACAATAACATTCTCAAGATAAAGTGGAACAACACTTGGTTAGATTCACCTGAACAGATTAGAGAGGCTTTTTTAACCACTTTTCCGATTTCTTCAAAGGTGGGAGGGACAGACTATTATCATTGGGATCGCTAG
- the LOC108202893 gene encoding kinesin-like protein KIN-13A has translation MGGQMQQSNTAATAMYDQPSTTGGSLHSAGSASDAGDAVMARWLQSAGLQHLASPLATSAANDHRNMLMQGYGAQSAEEKQRLFKLMRNLNLNGEYGSEPYTPTAQNSGGVSAMDGFHSPEFRGDFGAGLLDLHSMDDTELLSDHVMSEPFEPSPFMPSVSEAFDNDHEVLTSRQQRGQTDGDALPILPTNMKENSARENNVAKIKVVVRKRPLNKKEVSRKEEDIVTVEDNALTVHETKLKVDLTAYVEKHEFCFDAVLDEQVTNDEVYRATVEPIIPTIFQRTKATCFAYGQTGSGKTYTMQPLPLRAAEGLVKILHQPPYRSQGFKLWLSYFEIYGGKLFDLLSDRKKLCMREDGRQQVCIVGLQEFEVLDVQIVKEYIERGNATRSTGSTGANEESSRSHAILQLVVKKHSEVKESRRHNTANEPKVGKVVGKISFIDLAGSERGADTTDNDRQTRIEGAEINKSLLALKECIRALDNDQIHIPFRGSKLTEVLRDSFVGNSRTVMISCVSPNAGSCEHTLNTLRYADRVKSLSKSGNPKKDQVSSSLSQLPNKESSTMIPAPSPTDAADVYEQYRDVKSTDTYRRVVDKGNLSYHSTADLDTQSASFPINNSSNIREEAGMISSYMDKEKIDVKNTFGGSSSNKVPSASSPQQLVDTEEKVQKVSPPRRKAYRDDKSEKVGNWPKKDTTSSTQPTTTFKQQNPPTSDKDNIVSRQPESPMDGNINDILEEEEALIAAHRKEIEDTMEIVREEMKLLAEVDQPGSMIDNYVTQLSFVLSRKAASLVSLQARLARFQHRLKEQEILTRKRGPR, from the exons ATGGGTGGCCAGATGCAGCAGAGTAATACTGCGGCAACTGCTATGTATGATCAGCCTAGTACTACTGGTGGATCGCTGCACAGTGCAGGTTCTGCTAGTGATGCTGGTGATGCAGTCATGGCACGGTGGCTTCAGTCTGCCGGGTTGCAGCATCTGGCCTCACCCTTGGCTACTTCCGCTGCAAATGATCATCGCAATATGCTCATGCAG GGTTATggagcacaatctgctgaggaGAAGCAGAGGCTTTTCAAATTAATGAGAAACCTCAATCTTAATGGAGAGTATGGTTCAGAACCATATACTCCGACTGCACAAAATTCTGGTGGGGTTTCGGCAATGGATGGCTTTCATTCTCCTGAGTTTAGGGGGGATTTTGGAGCCGGTCTTTTAGATCTTCATTCTATGGATGACACAGAGCTTCTATCTGAT CATGTTATGTCAGAACCATTTGAGCCATCACCTTTTATGCCTTCTGTTAGTGAAGCTTTTGACAATGACCATGAGGTGTTGACCAGCAGACAACAAAGAGGGCAAACTGATGGAGATGCATTACCCATATTACCTACAAATATGAAGGAAAACAGTGCAAGAGAAAACAATGTGGCTAAAATTAAAGTCGTG GTAAGAAAAAGACCGCTAAACAAGAAGGAAGTTTCTCGCAAAGAGGAAGACATTGTGACTGTGGAGGATAATGCATTGACTGTTCATGAAACCAAGCTTAAG GTGGATTTGACTGCTTATGTTGAGAAGCATGAATTCTGCTTTGATGCTGTTTTGGATGAACAAGTAACCAATGATGAG GTTTATCGTGCTACGGTAGAGCCAATCATTCCAACCATATTTCAGAGAACTAAAGCAACTTGTTTTGCTTATGGCCAGACAG GTAGTGGCAAGACATACACAATGCAACCTTTGCCTTTACGAGCGGCGGAAGGACTTGTTAAAATATTGCATCAGCCACCATATCGTAGTCAGGGATTCAAATTGTGGCTTAGTTACTTTGAGATATATGGCGGGAAGCTATTTGATCTGCTAAGTGATAGAAA GAAACTTTGTATGAGAGAAGATGGTCGTCAACAAGTTTGTATTGTTGGACTTCAAGAATTTGAAGTTTTAGATGTACAAATTGTTAAAGAATACATTGAGAGGGGAAATGCAACCAGAAGTACAGGCTCAACTGGAGCCAATGAGGAGTCCTCTAGATCTCATGCTATATTGCAACTTGTTGTCAAAAAGCACAGCGAGGTGAAGGAATCAAGGCGCCACAATACAGCAAACGAGCCCAAGGTTGGAAAAGTGGTAGGAAAAATCTCATTTATAGATCTTGCTGGTAGTGAAAGAGGTGCTGACACAACAGACAATGACCGGCAAACACG GATCGAGGGAGCTGAAATTAACAAGAGTCTGCTGGCTTTGAAGGAGTGCATTCGTGCACTTGACAATGACCAGATTCATATTCCATTCCGTGGAAGTAAACTCACTGAGGTCCTCCGGGACTCCTTTGTTGGGAACTCTAGAACTGTCATGATCTCTTGCGTATCTCCAAATGCTGGATCATGCGAGCACACTCTCAATACTCTGAGATATGCGGACAG GGTTAAAAGTCTATCGAAAAGTGGAAATCCTAAAAAAGATCAGGTCTCAAGTTCATTATCACAACTCCCTAACAAAGAATCTTCAACGATGATTCCTGCACCTTCTCCAACTGATGCTGCTGATGTGTATGAGCAATATCGAGATGTTAAATCGACAGATACATATAGAAGAGTTGTAGACAAAGGAAATTTGTCTTACCATTCTACTGCTGATCTGGATACACAGTCTGCTAGCTTTCCTATCAACAACTCCTCAAACATCCGGGAAGAGGCTGGAATGATTTCTTCCTATATGGATAAAGAGAAGATTGATGTAAAAAATACCTTTGGTGGTTCAAGCAGTAACAAGGTGCCCTCAGCATCATCTCCTCAGCAATTGGTTGACACTGAAGAGAAGGTGCAGAAGGTATCACCACCGCGAAGAAAAGCGTACAGGGATGACAAGTCTGAAAAGGTCGGGAATTGGCCAAAGAAAGATACCACAAGCTCTACTCAGCCCACCACAACTTTCAAGCAGCAGAACCCTCCCACTTCTGACAAAGACAATATTGTTTCAAGACAACCTGAATCCCCAATGGACGGGAATATAAATGATATACTCGAG GAGGAAGAAGCACTAATAGCTGCCCATAGAAAAGAAATTGAAGATACAATGGAGATTGTTCGTGAA GAAATGAAACTGCTGGCAGAAGTTGATCAACCAGGCAGCATGATAGATAATTATGTGACACAATTAAGTTTTGTGCTATCCCGGAAAGCAGCCAGTCTTGTCAGCCTTCAAGCACGCCTTGCAAGGTTCCAGCATCGACTAAAAGAACAAGAAATTCTTACTAGGAAGAGGGGGCCTCGCTAA